DNA from Sebaldella sp. S0638:
AAAAAGCTCTGGAAGAAAACAACGGAGATGTAGAAAAAGCAATTGACTGGCTAAGAGAAAAAGGAATTGCCAAAGCTGCTAAAAAATCTGGAAGAGTCGCAGCTGAAGGACTTGTTTTTGGTGCAGTATCTTCTGACAGAAAAAAAGGTGTTATCCTTGAGTTTAATTCCGAAACAGACTTTGTTGCTAAAAATGACGAATTCAAAAGTTTTGGAGAAAAACTTGTAGAATTATCACTAAATCATGATGTTACAAGCGAAGATGAATTAAGAGCTATTGAAATAGAAGGTAAAACAATAGATACAGTAATTACTGAACTTATTGCAAAAATAGGTGAAAACATGAACCTTAGAAGGCTTACAGCTATAAAGACTGACGGCTTTGCAGAGACATACATCCACCTTGGAGGAAAAATAGGAGTATTACTTGATGTAAACGGAGAAGCTACACCTGAAAATATAGAAAAAGCAAAAGGTGTTGCTATGCATATAGCCGCTATGGATCCTGGATACCTTTCACCTGATCAGGTTACTACAGATGATCTGGAAAGAGAAAAGGAAATAACTAGAAAACAGTTAGAAGAAGAAGGAAAGCCGGCTAATATAATAGAGAAAATCTTAGAAGGAAAAATGAGAAAATTCTATGAAGAAAATACTCTAATTAAGCAAAAATATGTCAGAGATGACAGCGTGTCTATAGAAGACTTTATCAAACCTTTAACTATTAACGGATTTACAAGATTCAAAGTAGGAGAAGGAATTGAAAAAG
Protein-coding regions in this window:
- the tsf gene encoding translation elongation factor Ts — protein: MAVTPALIKELRERTGAGMLDCKKALEENNGDVEKAIDWLREKGIAKAAKKSGRVAAEGLVFGAVSSDRKKGVILEFNSETDFVAKNDEFKSFGEKLVELSLNHDVTSEDELRAIEIEGKTIDTVITELIAKIGENMNLRRLTAIKTDGFAETYIHLGGKIGVLLDVNGEATPENIEKAKGVAMHIAAMDPGYLSPDQVTTDDLEREKEITRKQLEEEGKPANIIEKILEGKMRKFYEENTLIKQKYVRDDSVSIEDFIKPLTINGFTRFKVGEGIEKGEVDFAAEVAAQIAGN